The following is a genomic window from Bordetella petrii.
GCTGGGCCAGACCTCGCCGGCTTTCCGCTCGCTGGCGGGCACCAACATCGGCATTGGCTCGCAATCCATCGTGCTGGCCGGCACTGACGAGCAGCGCAGCCACTACTTGCCGAAACTGGCCAGCGGCGAGCTGATCGGTTCGTTCGCCCTGACCGAACCCGACGCGGGCTCGGATGCCATGTCGCTGCGCACCAGCGCCGTGCGCGACGGCGACCACTACGTGCTCAACGGCACCAAGCGCTTCATCACCAATGCGCCGGTGGCGGGACTGTTCTCGGTCATGGCGCGCACCGCGCCCGAACGCAAGGCGAGTTCGATTTCGTGCTTCCTGGTCGATGCCGGCACCCCGGGCCTGACGCTGGGCAAGCCCGACAAGAAAATGGGCCAGGCAGGCGCGCTGACCTGCGACGTGGTGTTCGACAATTGCCGCGTGCCGGCCACGGCGCTGCTGGGCGGCGAAGAGGGCACCGGCTTTCGCACCGCGATGCGCGTGCTCGACAAGGGCCGGCTGCACATCTCGGCACTGTGCGTTGGCATCGCCGAACGGCTGGTGCGCGACGCGGTCAAGTACGCCACCGAGCGCAAGCAGTTTGGCCAGCCGATCGCCGAATTCCAGCTGGTGCAGGCCATGATCGCCGACAGCCAGGCTGAACTGTATGCCGCGCGCTCGATGGTGCTGGACGCCGCCCGCAAACGCGACCGCGGCGAGAACACCACCCTCGAGGCGGCCTGCTGCAAGCTGTACGCCACCGAGATGGTGGGGCGCGTGGCCGACCGCGCGGTGCAAATCCATGGCGGCGCCGGATACATATCCGAATACGCGGTCGAGCGCTTCTACCGCGACGTGCGCCTGTTCCGCATTTACGAAGGCACTTCGCAGATCCAGCAACTGGTGATCGCGCGCGAAACCATCAAGGCTTATTCGTAGTCGCAGCGCCGTGCCACGCAGT
Proteins encoded in this region:
- a CDS encoding acyl-CoA dehydrogenase family protein, which encodes MALDTETLTLLLDAVRRFVTDRLVPAEEALAHTGEIPPDIVAEMRELGLFGLSISPDYGGLGLTMEEEVRVVFELGQTSPAFRSLAGTNIGIGSQSIVLAGTDEQRSHYLPKLASGELIGSFALTEPDAGSDAMSLRTSAVRDGDHYVLNGTKRFITNAPVAGLFSVMARTAPERKASSISCFLVDAGTPGLTLGKPDKKMGQAGALTCDVVFDNCRVPATALLGGEEGTGFRTAMRVLDKGRLHISALCVGIAERLVRDAVKYATERKQFGQPIAEFQLVQAMIADSQAELYAARSMVLDAARKRDRGENTTLEAACCKLYATEMVGRVADRAVQIHGGAGYISEYAVERFYRDVRLFRIYEGTSQIQQLVIARETIKAYS